GTTATTGATGACTCGAGTCGAAAGCCACCTTGCAAAGCCTGATCCGGCAGAAACACAAGCGCATCTAAATCCCACAGCGGGACAGTCAATGTGTGTGAAATTCAGCACTGCTGAATCAGCATGAAGCGCGGACATCAACAAGGGCAAGCGATGTCTCTTTCAACCGCTCACTCAACTACAACCCAGCCATCAATCAGTGCTGACACACCTAACATTCTTCACATGATGCGAAtgcttttgtttacaaaaaattaGGTAGAATAGCTCAGTAAGTGCAATTAGTCTAAAAGTAAATGTAGGGTGTTTTGTGCTGGTGATGACTTCTAAAATTATGTTAAGATCCGTGACTTACCTTGTTTTTGCAATTAAAGGGTTCAATCAAAGATTTAAAATTCTGTTATGAATTACATACCCTCATGTCTGTAAAATTGACCTAaatgagacctttgttcatcttcagaacccaaatgaagatattttagaagaaatcctggagctctctcaaaCTTTATTAACAGCATTGGTCACAAGAAAAGTGAAAAGGAGCCAAAAACATTGGCAAAACCTTCAACTTCAACTGTGATCATATGAAGCTTCTTGAACAACTGCGTGCACCAAAACACTATAAAAACAACTTTGTCACCTGTGACGAATGGCGAACAAAGTCATATTTactgaatgttttgacaatgtttttgtttccttttctagACTTTAAACACATCAGGACcgtggatttcatctaaaacatcttacTTTGTCTTCTGAAGATGAGCAATGGTCTCAGGGGATTGTAACCACACGAGGGTGATCCTACTAATCCTTTAAAATTTCTCACTACTATTACATAAAAGAATACTCTATGCATCCATTTCAAGTTATCCCTGAGATTTTGAACAAATTGATATCACAGCAACACTTCTATCTTCTAAAATGGAGTGTACTTATAAAAGACAGGAATCTAAATGGTCATTAATTGTGGACTCGGCTACTCTTATGTGGCACACAGGGCAGTGGACGGTGATCTGGGCTGGAGGATTGTTTGCCTGCTGATCCCTGACCACAGGCGGAACTTCGCTTCTGACCTCCTCTCTTTTTTTGACTGTGGACGTGGCCGACTCTCTGACTGTCCTCTGGAAGTAATCAAAGACACGCTCCGAGTTATGCTCTTCCCATGATCTCTTCTTGGCTCCTGAAGGTGTCGTCCCTGATGTCCGAGGGCTGCCAATGTTTCTGGGGCTCGGAAAATTGGATTCAGGCTTTGAAGAGCCTCCAAAGTTCTTGAAACTGGACCCCGAAGTAGCTGAAGCATGCGACCTTTGTGGACTTCCAGTGTTTTGGATTCCTGAGCTTGTAGAATCTGGTCTTTGGTTGCTTCCGAAGGCCTTAGAAACGTATCCTGGCATTGCAATTGCAGACTTTTGGGGGCTTCCAAAAGTCTTCGACTTTGAATCCTGGAAGTCTGCTTTAGCACTGCCTCCGAAGTATTTGGAGATATTCGAACAAGTCTTTGGCCCAGAGATGGTGTATGAGAGATGGTCAGTGATTAGGCTTGTCTTGCCAAAAGGTTTTGCATCCAGTGCACTATTAGATCTATGGTTTGCTGTCGAGGCATCTGTGGAAGACTTGGAAGATTCAACAGCACTGGTTGCTCTCTCTGGAGATTTGAGAACTATTGCTTGGAAGAGATCTCGAACTGACCTCTGCTTGCCTCCTGAGCCATTGCCATTGGATATTCTCACAGGCGAGCCATTGACATTAATAAAGGCATTGGTGTTGCCAACAGACCTTTTACGTGGAATATTTGACGTCCCTGAGCTGAACCTTTTGAGGTTGTCCTCTTTGAGCTGCAGTCTCGGAAGAAGCGGTGAGTCGGGAGGAGAGTCCAGAGGTTCTGGTGGTGCTTTGGGAGGACTTTGAATCTGCTTGTTTGTGGATATTTGTGCGTTCCCTCCAAGAACAAACCCTTTGCCACTGAAGGGAATGATATTCCTGATGTCTTGCGAGCCAGAACCTGCAACACAGTAGATATAACTGTGTTATTTAAGGTTGAGAAAGAGTTTAGAGTTTCTATTCACCCATTTTAATGCATATTCTGGAATTTCGTAAAAAAAGATGTTTGATGGAAATGTCacgatgcgcatacattttgaaaatacacataaaaaacatGCTCACAATTgagttaaataaatgttttatactgTAAGAATAAAATAGCATAAACTATGAGAGAAACAGATTTACTGAATaaaaattccagcatgtgcatcaatAAAGCCACGTGATTTTATCATAATGTCCAAATAATCTTTTGAGCTGCTAATCAgcgcttaatttgagccggatcttgtCAAATCCTATTTCAcaacaatattttcaaccaattacctttcttatgtttacaatcactgTCATTGGTTGGTAATTGTTTTGTGCATGGTGAGATGCGAAAATAAACAACAGCACAGTGGCCTACCTAAACCAATATTTGTactttcaaaatggcaaagaggcagtcaagcatatatatatatatatatatatatatatatatatatatatatatatatatatatatatatatatatatatatatatatatatatatatatatatatatatatacagttgaaggtagaaatattagcccccctgtttatttgttccACACTTTGTTTAACGAAGCGAagatttttttacacatttctaaacataatagttttaataactcatttctaataatgatttcttttatctttgccatgatgacagtaaataatattttactagatatttttcaagaaacttctatacagcttaaagtgacatttaaaggcttaactaagttaattaggttaactaggcaggttagagtaattaggcaagttattgtataacgatggtttgttctgtagacagttgaaaaaatctagcttaaaggtgctaataattttgacctttaacagctttttttctagccgaaatgaaacaaatgagactttctccagaagaaaaaatgtcttGCGagtatattatcagacatactgtaaaatttccttgctctgttaaacatcatttgggaaataattaaaaaagaaatttgtataaaatctgataatgagcctgataaaaaaaaaaaaaaacacgagaaCATGGAACTGCAAGAGGTAACtctgggctcttcttgaagatttgACAAGGggagtcatttaattattattttttttaacttggaagtgaactgaatgtcagtggtgttagtaaactgaaTAGTGCCGTTTCAtaagatttatgtttgtagctacatgtttgtttttatccAGGATTGACCAATacgttatatggcacaaaatcattaaaataattaatcaaagaCCTTTCATTTTGGTAgatggcaccagtttatcaggaagtgatgattttgtacTGGTTTgttcaagtttttattttaaggtctactatccctttaacactttAAAGAAacaggctaattttacaagttttctagagttaaacagttgagttttaccatttttgaatccatttagccaatctcTCAGTTTGGCaggatcacttttagcttagcttatcataaattattgaatcggattagaccactagcatcttgctcaaaaatgtcaaaaaagagcTTTGATAATTTTAAAGACTGATTATTTTATAGTttcattgtgtactaagacttcAGAAATCTGATGCTCTTTTTTTTGCGCTACCACAGTTTAACAATGTCATGCtctgggaaaactgaaattgtgtggagGACGTCGATCacagtaacttttatttcctggtattgttctgtaaaatattaatttacaaattcaGCATTGACGCATggattgtaaaacatctaaatgtttttttttcattctaaaatcccttagccaaagtctaacttcaaagtgtttcagtattattacctccagaaatGTACTTAGTATATAAGAAAAAGTCCAGCATTGGCTTTTATTTTGATAGATGGGGCCAGTTTATCAAGAAgtggatggaaacggtgctttattcacaaatgtctGTGCGATATTCAagtctaatttgcatctttggatagaaACCTAACTAATAGCTATTTCAGGTCAAACATTTCTATAACAATGAAAAAACATCATCAGCAataattaatatacaaaataaaactgaagAACAGCGTTTTAAGATTTACTTAagaatttgcatttaaaataaggGGGGTGGTTGTTGTTAAATatcaattaattcataatgaaggaATTAATTGTAGCCTACCATTTTCACTGCCTGTCCCGCATGGTCTttgctttacccataaccaaaccataaataaataaagttacacacaaatcaaAGTCAAT
Above is a genomic segment from Danio aesculapii chromosome 20, fDanAes4.1, whole genome shotgun sequence containing:
- the sprtn gene encoding DNA-dependent metalloprotease SPRTN — its product is MMEDEDFLLALRLQEQFDQETPDAGWPNEDRPSSKRRRVDPSGVLDVIPFTQPRAERPLSIVDESWETLDPNPDVRAMFLQFNDKFFWGKLSGVEVKWSPRMTLCAGVCSYEGRGGLCSIRLSEPLLKLRPRKDLVQTLLHEMIHALLFVTQNNRDRDGHGPEFCKHMNRINQAGGTNITIYHSFHDEVDVYRQHWWRCNGPCQSRRPFFGYVKRAMNRPPSARDPWWAEHQRSCGGTYTKIKEPENYGKTGKSDKKKDKTPATEMPKKSKPPSSTTGSGSQDIRNIIPFSGKGFVLGGNAQISTNKQIQSPPKAPPEPLDSPPDSPLLPRLQLKEDNLKRFSSGTSNIPRKRSVGNTNAFINVNGSPVRISNGNGSGGKQRSVRDLFQAIVLKSPERATSAVESSKSSTDASTANHRSNSALDAKPFGKTSLITDHLSYTISGPKTCSNISKYFGGSAKADFQDSKSKTFGSPQKSAIAMPGYVSKAFGSNQRPDSTSSGIQNTGSPQRSHASATSGSSFKNFGGSSKPESNFPSPRNIGSPRTSGTTPSGAKKRSWEEHNSERVFDYFQRTVRESATSTVKKREEVRSEVPPVVRDQQANNPPAQITVHCPVCHIRVAESTINDHLDSCLL